Within the Flavobacterium sp. CG_23.5 genome, the region AGTACACGTAAAGAACGATTCACTTCAACTGTAAAGTCAACGTGTCCCGGGGTATCGATAATGTTAAAGTGATAAGGCAATGTTTCTGGTAAAACTTTACCTTGTTCAGTTGGAAAATTCCATTCACAAGTTGTAGCAGCAGATGTAATTGTAATACCTCTTTCTTGCTCTTGTGCCATCCAGTCCATAGTTGCAGCACCATCGTGTACTTCACCTATTTTGTGTGATTTTCCAGTATAGAATAATATACGCTCAGTTGTTGTTGTTTTACCAGCATCAATGTGTGCAGCTATTCCAATGTTTCTTGTATATTTTAAATCTCTAGCCATTTCTTATGAATTAAAATCTAAAGTGAGAGAATGCTTTATTAGCTTCTGCCATTTTGTGAGTATCCATTCTTTTCTTAACAGCAGCACCTTCTTCTTTAGCCGCAGCTAAACATTCTGACGCTAGCCTTTGAGCCATAGATTTTTCGTTTCTTCTTCTAGAATAAAGTATTAACCACTTCATTGCCATAGAAATCTTTCTGTCTGGACGAATTTGCATCGGAATTTGGAACGTAGCTCCACCTACTCTACGACTACGTACTTCTACGTGAGGCATAACGTTAGTTAAAGCATCTTTCCATATTTCTAATGATGGTTTCTCCGCATCTTGCTTTTTAGACTCAATGATGTCAATTGCATCATAAAATACTTTAAACGCTGTCGATTTTTTTCCATCCCACATTAAGTTGTTCACAAAACGTGTTACCAGTTGGTCATTAAACCTTGGATCTGGTAAAAGTGGTCTTTTCTTTGCCGCTCTTTTTCTCATGTCTTTTTTTTAATAAAATGCCATACTTATTTACCCGCAACGAATCACGTCTCCACAAGAATAACTTTTTAAATTACTTTTTTGCTTCTTTTGGGCGTTTAGCACCATACTTAGATCTTCTTTGCGTTCTTCCTGCTACTCCTGACGTATCAAGTGCACCACGAACGATGTGATATCTAACTCCTGGTAAATCTTTTACCCTTCCACCCCTAACTAATACTATCGAGTGCTCTTGTAAATTGTGTCCTTCACCAGGGATGTAGGCATTTACTTCATTACCATTTGTCAAACGTACACGCGCTACTTTACGCATTGCAGAGTTTGGTTTTTTTGGTGTTGTAGTGTAAACACGCGTACAAACCCCTCTTCTTTGAGGACAAGAATCTAAAGCAACCGATTTACTCTTCTTAGTTATCTGAGTTCTTCCTGTTCTTACTAATTGTTGAATTGTTGGCATAATTAATACTAAAAATTTATTATGTATATATAATTCCCGCTTTTTACGGGGTTGCAAATGTAGAAAATATTTTTTACTCTACAAACCTTAAACCATTAATTTTCAACAAGATTATTTTACAGTTTGATTTTTACTACAAACAATAGATATTTGCATTACTTTTATTAAAACATATTTTCATTTGAAACATCTTGCTATTTTTTTTGTGCTTTTTAATTTTGGTCTGACTTGTTCTGCGCAAAATTTTAAATTAAATATCATAGGAACTTCTGATTCTGAAACAAAAACAATAGACTCTTTACAGTACACTTCTACACAAACAAACCTAAAGCTCTTGCAAGACGAAATCAATCGAGTATCTGAAAAACTATCGAAAATAGGATATATCGAAAACAAAATACTTGACAATATAAATACTAAAGACTCCAGCTATACTGCAAAAATTAGTTTAGGAAAACGAGTGAAATTTATACATATATATATAGGTACAAATACAGAATTAAAAAAATTAATTACAACTAACACAAAATCAGACACAATCGTGATTCCATACAACGAAACGGAAGATTTTTTGAATAATACAATCCGCCAATTAGAACAAAAAGGATTTTCTTTAGCAAATATAAAACTCAATAACATTCGAAATATAAAAACAATACTTTTTGCAGATTTGATTTTAGAAACAAACAAACAGAGAACCTTAAACGCTATTGTAATTAAAACTTCTGAAAATGAAAACAAAATCAATTTCCCAAAAGGACATTTAGAACAAATCAACAAAAAATACCACGATAAAACTTTCAACCAAGAAATCTTAAAACAAATTCATGATGATTTTGATAACTTTGGATTTGTAACTCAAATAAAATATCCTGAAATTTTATTTTCCCAAGACACTACTAAGGTCTACGTATATCTTGAGAAAAAAAAATCAAACGCTTTTGATGGATTTATTGGTTTTTCAAACAATGAAAATAAGAAAATAGCTTTTACCGGATATTTGGATGTCACCTTAGAAAATACGTTACACACTGGAGAACAATTTTCTATCTACTGGAAAAGCGACGGCAACAAACAAAAAACCTTTAGAGCCAATCTTGAACTTCCCTATATATTCAAAACGCCAATTGCACTGAAAGCACTTATCAATATTTTTAAACAAGACAGCACCTATCAAAATACAAAAACAGCAATTGATTTGGGATATTACATTAA harbors:
- the rpsG gene encoding 30S ribosomal protein S7 — encoded protein: MRKRAAKKRPLLPDPRFNDQLVTRFVNNLMWDGKKSTAFKVFYDAIDIIESKKQDAEKPSLEIWKDALTNVMPHVEVRSRRVGGATFQIPMQIRPDRKISMAMKWLILYSRRRNEKSMAQRLASECLAAAKEEGAAVKKRMDTHKMAEANKAFSHFRF
- the rpsL gene encoding 30S ribosomal protein S12, which translates into the protein MPTIQQLVRTGRTQITKKSKSVALDSCPQRRGVCTRVYTTTPKKPNSAMRKVARVRLTNGNEVNAYIPGEGHNLQEHSIVLVRGGRVKDLPGVRYHIVRGALDTSGVAGRTQRRSKYGAKRPKEAKK